One segment of Drosophila ananassae strain 14024-0371.13 chromosome 3R, ASM1763931v2, whole genome shotgun sequence DNA contains the following:
- the LOC6497202 gene encoding 4'-phosphopantetheine phosphatase — protein sequence MLSTTLPQLVIITKTATISALKFTRLASLKRAAMHNCSLLPDPAVYQPDTLDLNTDAKAADYWFDCFRNLATKFAKVAEKSQALVDNTAGQRAEQFREAYIQKLEEHQRNIPQNSGKVVLGTSELLNINETMLRRYGFTDPWLSQKKLENASAVANLKERLKELDSLQDQDARWTELVRGVLAGNMFDWGAQAIANILEQNSSFGLHSALDSIEERPWLLDNLDNWLQRLKGPPHKCAVVFVDNSGVDVVLGVLPFARELLKRGTKVILCANSEPALNDVTSRELEALLDECAPECEVIAEAWKSRRLLVYANGQSGPCLDMRTLPPELCDAIAANETDLLVIEGMGRALHTNLNARFGCETLKLAVIKNRWLAKYLGGEAMFAVICKFEPAAS from the coding sequence ATGCTCTCAACAACCCTACCACAACTTGTAATAATTACAAAAACGGCGACAATTTCTGCGCTTAAATTCACTCGCCTTGCGTCGTTAAAACGCGCCGCTATGCATAACTGCAGCCTGCTGCCGGATCCGGCGGTTTACCAGCCGGACACGCTGGACCTCAATACGGATGCCAAAGCGGCCGACTATTGGTTCGACTGCTTCCGGAATCTGGCTACGAAGTTCGCCAAAGTGGCTGAGAAGTCTCAGGCATTGGTGGATAACACTGCCGGCCAGCGGGCGGAGCAGTTTCGGGAGGCCTACATTCAAAAGCTGGAGGAGCACCAAAGGAACATTCCGCAGAACAGCGGCAAAGTGGTCCTCGGGACCAGTGAGCTCCTCAACATCAACGAAACTATGCTGCGGCGTTATGGATTCACGGATCCCTGGCTCAGCCAGAAGAAACTGGAGAACGCCTCCGCCGTAGCCAATCTGAAGGAGCGGCTTAAGGAACTGGATTCACTGCAGGATCAGGACGCTCGATGGACGGAATTGGTGCGAGGGGTGCTGGCCGGCAATATGTTTGACTGGGGCGCCCAGGCTATCGCCAATATCCTGGAGCAGAACAGTAGTTTTGGCCTCCACTCCGCCTTGGACAGCATAGAGGAGAGACCCTGGCTGCTCGACAACCTGGATAACTGGTTGCAACGCCTGAAGGGGCCGCCGCATAAGTGCGCCGTTGTGTTTGTGGACAACAGCGGCGTGGATGTGGTACTGGGAGTGCTGCCCTTCGCCCGGGAGCTGCTTAAACGTGGCACCAAAGTGATACTCTGCGCCAATAGCGAACCAGCGCTCAATGATGTAACGAGTCGAGAGTTGGAGGCACTTCTGGACGAGTGCGCTCCGGAGTGTGAGGTGATAGCGGAGGCCTGGAAGAGCAGACGGTTGCTGGTGTATGCCAATGGGCAGTCTGGTCCTTGTCTGGACATGCGCACCCTTCCGCCAGAGCTGTGCGACGCCATCGCCGCCAATGAGACTGACCTGCTCGTGATCGAGGGCATGGGCCGGGCACTACACACGAACCTGAATGCCCGCTTCGGCTGCGAGACTCTGAAGCTGGCCGTGATTAAGAACCGCTGGCTGGCCAAGTACCTGGGCGGCGAGGCCATGTTCGCCGTCATATGCAAGTTCGAGCCCGCTGCCAGCTAG